The segment TCGATCGTGTTGATCAGGTGATCAGACTGTTGGGATCTCAGGGCTGATCAGACTGTTGGGATCTCAGGCTGATCAGACTGTTTGGATCTCAGGGCTGATCAGCTGTTGGGATCTCAGGGCTGATCAGACTGTTGGGATCTCAGGGTCCGATCAGACTGTTGGGATCTCAGGGCGATCAGACTGTTGGGATCTCAGGGCGTGAATCAGACTGTTGGATCTCAGGGCTGAATTGAACTGGTTGGGATCTCAAGGGCTGACAGACTGTGGGAATCTCAGGGTGATCAGATGTTGGGATCTCAGGGCTGATCAGACTGTTGGGTCATCAGCCCGATCAGACTGTTGGGATCTAGGGCCCGATCAGACTGTTGGAATCTCAGGGCTGATCAGACTGTTGGGCATCTCAGGGTGATCAGACGGTGATCTCAGGGCTGATCAGAACTGTTGGGTTCAGGGCGATCAGACTGTTGGGATCTCAGGGCTGATCAGACCTGTTGGGATCCTCGGGCTCGATCTCTGATTCTGAATCACTTGGTAACAGCTCCTTACAGTTGTCAAATGATTCTGAATCACTTGGTAGACAGCTCCTTACAGTTGTCAAATGATTCTGAATCACTTTGGTAACAGCTCCTTAAGTTGTCCAAATGATTCTGAATCACTCGGTAACAGGCTCCTTACGGTTGTCCAAATGATTCTGAATCACTCAGGTAACAGCTCCTTACTAGGTTGCAAATGATTCTGAACATCGAACTCGGGGTAACAGACGTGTacatagtggtgtgtgtggtgtgtgtgtgtgtgtgtgtgtgtgtgtgtgtgtgtgtgtggtgtgtgtggtgtgtgtgtggtgtgtgtgtgtgtgtgtgtgtgtggtgtgtgtgtgtggtgtgtgtgtgttgtgtgtggtttacAGTATGTTATCCCCAGGGGTTTAGTTAAATAAACATGCTGCCAACAGAGACATGTAAACACAGTTATTCTGATTAACAGCTtggtccctctgtctgtccctctgtctgtccccttCTGTCTGTCCCCTCTGTCCTGTCTGGCCctttgtctgtcttctgtctgtcctctgtctgtccctctgtctgcccctctgtcctgtctttctgtcctgtcctctgtctgtccctctgtctgcccctctgtctttctgtctgtctacctgttctGTCCCTCTGTTtgcccctctgtctgtctttctgtctgtccctctgtctgtctttctgtcttgtccctctgtctgtcctctgtcctttcctgtctgtccctctgccGCTGTTCGTCCCTCTGTCTTTCCcgtttgtctttctgtctgtcttctgtctgtcctctgtccctctgtctcgtctctgtcgcctctgtcctctgtcgtccctctttctccctctgtctttctgtctgtctactgtctgtccctctgtttgtccctctgtctgtccctctctcagtcTGTCCCTCTATCAGTctgtcctgtccctctgtctTGTCCCTCGTCAGTCTGTCCCTctatcagtctgtctgtcccGTTGTCTTTTctgtcctgtccctctgtctgtccctctgtcagtTCTGTCCTTatcagtctgtctgtccctctgtctttctgtctgtctacctgtctgtccctCTTGTTTGTCCCTCTGTTTGTATCTCtaagtctggtctgtctgtctgtctgtctgtctgtctgtctgttgtcttgtctgtctgtctgtctgtctgtctgtctgtctgtctggtctgtcctctgttcctgtctttctgtccccctctttctgtctttcctgTCCCTctggtctgtctttctgtctgtataCTCTGTCCCTCTGATAATCATGTAGtagaactgtgtgatgtagtgaaGCTCTGCTCTACCTCAGGGGCTCTAGAACACTTGGGTTCTATTGTTCCCTGTTCTATATTCTGACTTCTATGTTCCATTTGTTCCGTGTTTTAAAGTAGCGTGTTCTTGTTTGTAGGGCCACAGGGAGACGGAGGACCTAAGGAGATCCTGGTCCATACGGAACCAAAGGAGCTAAGTACAGTAAGATAACTTCCTGTTGACTGTTGTTACCATGGCGATGTTGACAGTGTATTTCTTGTTTCAGGGTGATCAGGGGAAAAACGGGAGAACCAGGACGACCGGTAACTACGGACCGCCCGGAAccaaggtgtgtgtatgtgtgtgtatgtgtgtgtatgtgtgtgtacatgagtttggttgtgtttatgtgaCTCTGAATCAACTCATATTAACATGCTGTTGTTCTGATAGGGAACACTGGGCCCAAAAGGAGCCAATGGGGACAAAGGACAGCGGGGTGATGATGTAAAGTGATTCTAACGCCTGAGAATTAATGGGAAGATTCTGTTGACAAGAAAGTGTTGATGAGGTGTTGATGGACATCCACGTGTGGCATCATGACTGTTGTGTGTTTCAGGGAGCACCTGGACCGGACGGCCCTCCCGAGGAGACAGCGTATTTACACTTTACTACTACtgcgctgtgtgtctgtgtgttgtgtctgtgtgtatggtgtgtatgtgtatgtgtgtcggtgtgttgtgtggtgtggtatgtctgtgtctgtgtctgtgtgtctgcgtctgtgtctgtgtgtctgtgtcggtgtgtctgtgtgtgtgtatgtctgcgtctgtgtctgtgtgtctgcgtcCTGCgtctgtgtcctgtgtgtatgtgtgtctgtgtgtctgtgtgtatgtgtggtccgtgtgtctgttgtctacgtctgtgtgtctgtgtatctgtgtgtctgcgtctgtgtatcttgttgtgtctgttgtgtgtgtctgtgtgtctgtgtcgggtgtggtctgtgtgtctgtgtgtatgtgtgtcggtgttgtctgtgtgtgt is part of the Salvelinus sp. IW2-2015 unplaced genomic scaffold, ASM291031v2 Un_scaffold4609, whole genome shotgun sequence genome and harbors:
- the LOC139026379 gene encoding collectin-12-like yields the protein MPGEKGTIRGRGDPGPYGTKGAKGDQGKNGRTRTTGNYGPPGTKGTLGPKGANGDKGQRGDDGAPGPDGPPEETAAPQEKKENKEPVETEDQEEIWVTQDLVEIRAERVHLDPTESL